The Prunus persica cultivar Lovell chromosome G7, Prunus_persica_NCBIv2, whole genome shotgun sequence genome has a segment encoding these proteins:
- the LOC18771016 gene encoding uncharacterized protein LOC18771016 isoform X1, producing the protein MARGVILPSQTSTQTLLFAIPKIPLTTWKLPFMSRQVSCKCLSTQAPVVAVDMAKYKEAFSRRMAMAGLKPHHRVAIGVSGGPDSMALCVLTAHWKARDFDAKCDSGGFIDGLLAIIVDHGLRAESKEEANTVSNRVSKLGIRSHIACCDWPDGHPKQGHLQEAARDMRYEIFQKICIQNRIGVLLIAHHADDQAELFVLRLSRNSSVLGLAGMPFTSQIFSTHTHSYAEVSGNYGILVVRPLLDLSKEDMYEICEGSNQVWVEDPTNQSPLYARNRIRMSLRDLSSSAFKLELQAVISACRKTRIYIDYICSNLISKAVTVMDLGYAVIDLEILNESKIEDICLSKFIALVLKFISQRHRPIRGSTSKLLLDYMHTLPCKTSLTAAGCYLSPAPGSRGMKALVCSSVDCPLPSKMESSHLHFQAEQENCTSDEIGKIIAGGKSYADSLITDASDVHFLEGTSESVLTGARNLGMLSESTLSNILLLQKEEIQNFKSKSKVAADYKSEHGVKSVSTSRSEPLHPGQICCFMNRFFVTWKLSEEVTENATSEEANSDGVSKGQSRGCCRSCVFGHDMMVEVRNLTEPDWLYLANLSRSRTSENFQECRHSLDSKVEQTEEKTNECPDYARLSAQRALVSLKSIPLAARRGLPVLVNSQGLLLSIPSIGFKHCPCLMVSATFKPKVPLGGGHSSFI; encoded by the exons ATGGCGCGAGGGGTAATCTTACCATCGCAAACCAGTACCCAAACCTTACTTTTTGCCATTCCAAAAATACCCCTAACAACATGGAAACTCCCATTCATGTCCCGTCAAGTTTCCTGCAAGTGCTTGTCCACCCAAGCCCCAGTCGTCGCAGTCGACATGGCCAAGTACAAGGAAGCTTTCTCTAGACGAATGGCCATGGCTGGCCTCAAGCCCCACCACCGAGTCG CTATTGGGGTCTCTGGAGGTCCAGACAGTATGGCTTTATGTGTTTTGACCGCCCACTGGAAAGCTCGAGACTTTGATGCGAAATGTGATAGTGGTGGCTTCATTGACGGGCTTTTGGCAATAATTGTCGACCATGGGCTGCGTGCAGAGAGCAAAGAAGAAGCCAACACTGTTTCTAATCGGGTCTCTAAATTGG GAATCAGAAGTCATATTGCCTGTTGTGATTGGCCGGATGGTCATCCGAAACAAGGTCACTTGCAAGAAGCAGCGCGTGACATGAG GTATGAAATATTTCAGAAGATTTGCATCCAGAACCGGATTGGTGTGTTACTTATTGCACATCATGCTGATGACCAG GCTGAGTTATTTGTTCTCAGACTATCTCGTAATAGCAGTGTCCTTGGACTTGCTGGTATGCCTTTCACGTCTCAAATTTTCTCCACGCATACCCATTCCTATGCTGAAGTTTCGGGAAACTACGGTATCCTTGTTGTGCGACCACTCCTGGATCTTTCAAAAGAAGATATGTACGAG ATATGTGAAGGAAGTAATCAGGTCTGGGTGGAAGACCCAACGAATCAAAGCCCGTTATATGCTCGTAATAGAATTCGAATGTCTCTAAGGGACTTGTCATCAA gtGCATTCAAGTTGGAGCTACAAGCAGTTATTTCTGCCTGTCGCAAAACACGCATATACATCGATTATATTTGTAGTAATCTGATAAGCAAAGCAGTGACTGTTATGGAT CTGGGATATGCTGTTATTGATTTAGAGATTCTTAATGAATCAAAAATCGAGGACATATGCCTGTCAAAGTTTATTGCCTTGGTTTTGAAG TTCATCTCACAAAGGCACAGGCCAATTAGAGGTAGTACTTCAAAATTGCTTTTGGACTACATGCATACTTTACCATGCAAG ACCTCCCTTACAGCAGCTGGCTGCTACCTTTCTCCAGCTCCTGGGTCTAGAGGCATGAAAGCTCTAGTCTGTTCTTCTGTCGATTGTCCTCTACCTTCAAAAATGGAATCATCCCATCTACATTTTCAGGCAGAACAGGAAAACTGTACTTCAGATGAGATTGGGAAAATTATAGCAGGTGGCAAATCATATGCAGATTCCTTAATTACAGATGCGTCAGATGTGCATTTCTTGGAAGGAACTTCTGAATCAGTTCTAACTGGAGCCAGGAATCTTGGTATGCTTAGTGAGTCAACCCTTTCAAATATTCTTTTATTGCAGAAGGAAGAGATTCAGAATTTCAAGTCTAAGAGCAAAGTCGCAGCTGACTACAAGTCAGAGCATGGAGTCAAATCTGTTAGTACATCAAGGAGTGAACCACTTCACCCTGGGCAAATATGTTGCTTCATGAACCGGTTCTTTGTCACATGGAAACTGAGTGAGGAAGTTACTGAAAATGCAACTTCTGAGGAAGCTAATAGTGATGGAGTTTCGAAGGGACAAAGTCGGGGCTGTTGCAGATCTTGTGTATTTGGTCATGACATGATGGTTGAGGTGCGGAACTTGACTGAACCAGATTGGCTGTATCTTGCCAACTTGTCGAGGAGTCGAACTTCAGAAAACTTTCAAGAATGTAGACATTCTTTAGATAGTAAGGTAGAGCAAACAGAAGAGAAGACAAACGAATGTCCAGATTATGCAAGGCTCTCAGCACAAAGAGCTCTTGTATCCCTGAAGTCTATCCCTCTGGCTGCAAGAAGAGGCCTGCCTGTCCTAGTGAATAGTCAAGGACTACTGCTAAGCATCCCA AGCATTGGCTTCAAACACTGCCCATGCTTAATGGTATCTGCAACATTCAAGCCAAAAGTACCACTCGGCGGAGGTCATAGTTCGTTCATCTAG
- the LOC18771256 gene encoding subtilisin-like protease SBT6.1 isoform X1, with product MTTSPRTSTPSLSLVFIFISIFVSISISLLHFKTQISPTLDLNRGTLNSSHPQTNRQNYVVRFAEYKRAEEHREYLKLSVRSDGWDWIERNNPAKKYPTDFGLVWIEDSAKEIVVSEFGKLGLVKDVNADMRYGRGLLAEEKRDKVGAFVDGKKRPGKILTAMSFSEAGGDTHFTATSNYSIRWRRQLMAQKSQVTSLFGADFLWEKGYTGTKVKMAIFDTGIRANHPHFRNIKERTNWTNEDTLNDNLGHGTFVAGVIAGVDAECLGFAPDTEIYAFRVFTDAQVSYTSWFLDAFNYAIATNMDVLNLSIGGPDYLDLPFVEKVWEITANNIIMVSAIGNDGPLYGTLNNPADQSDVIGVGGIDYSDHIASFSSRGMSTWEMPHGYGRVKPDVVAYGRDIMGSRISTGCKSLSGTSVASPVVAGMVCLLVSVIPESSRKDTLNPASMKQALVEGAAKLSGPNMYEQGAGRVDLLESYEILKSYKPRASIFPSTLDYTDCPYSWPFCRQPLYAGAMPVIFNATILNGMGVIGYIESPPTWHPLDEVGNLLSIHFTYSEVIWPWTGYLALHMQIKEEGAQFSGEIGGNVTLRVYSPPAQGEKDIRISTCVLQLKLKVVPTPPRSKRVLWDQFHNIKYPPGYIPRDSLDVRNDILDWHGDHLHTNFHIMFNMLRDAGYYVETLGSPFTCFDALRYGTLLLVDLEEEYFQEEIDKLRDDVLNSGLGLAVFSEWYNVDTMVKMRFFDDNTRSWWTPVTGGANVPALNDLLAPFGIAFGDKILNGDFSINGEHSRYASGTDIVRFPRGGYVHKFPFLDSSESGATQNVLRTPEMTMADSPILGLLEVGEGRVVVYGDSNCLDSSHMVTNCYWLLRKILDFTGGNIKDPVLFSNSVKQKSPLYVEDNQLPSRRTDVNFSTYSAVVGKDVICGSDSLFEIWGTKGYSSQIRGTNRRLPGYSVVDLDRGLNSTVDTSNLKHPKLLGENRSDSLGNRYFGLFYGDELDMPVVVPSHWLVPAIIAVTGILLVLSFWRIRQKRRRRRKGSGSGRFSNL from the exons ATGACCACTTCTCCTCGTACCTCCACTCCATCGCTCTCCCtcgtcttcatcttcatctccatCTTTGTCTCGatctccatctctctcctccattTCAAGACCCAAATTTCCCCAACCCTAGACCTAAACCGTGGTACCCTAAATTCCTCGCATCCTCAAACCAACCGCCAAAACTACGTTGTTCGATTTGCCGAATACAAAAGGGCGGAAGAGCACCGTGAGTATTTGAAATTGAGTGTTCGATCCGATGGATGGGATTGGATCGAGAGGAACAACCCGGCCAAGAAGTACCCTACAGATTTTGGATTGGTTTGGATTGAAGACTCGGCGAAAGAAATAGTAGTTTCGGAATTTGGGAAGTTGGGGCTGGTGAAGGATGTCAATGCGGATATGAGGTATGGGAGGGGTTTGCTTGCAGAGGAAAAAAGAGACAAAGTTGGGGCTTTTGTCGATGGAAAGAAGCGGCCGGGGAAAATTTTAACGGCGATGTCCTTTAGCGAAGCCGGCGGCGATACACATTTTACGGCCACAAGTAATTATTCGATTAGGTGGAGAAGGCAGCTCATGGCTCAG AAATCTCAAGTTACTTCATTATTTGGAGCGGATTTTCTCTGGGAAAAGGGGTATACTGGTACAAAAGTCAAAATGGCCATATTTGACACTGGCATTCGAGCTAATCACCCACATTTTCGTAATATTAAG GAGCGCACAAACTGGACCAATGAAGATACATTAAACGACAATCTTGGACATGGGACATTTGTTGCTGGTGTTATTGCTGGTGTAGATGCAGAGTGTCTCGGTTTTGCTCCTGATACAGAGATCTATGCTTTTCGTGTGTTTACAGACGCACAG GTATCATACACATCATGGTTCCTTGATGCATTCAACTATGCCATTGCAACCAATATGGACGTGTTAAATCTAAGTATAGGTGGACCTGATTACTTGGACCTCCCATTTGTAGAGAAG GTTTGGGAAATAACTGCAAACAATATAATTATGGTTTCGGCAATTGGAAATGATGGACCACTTTATGGAACTCTAAACAATCCAGCAGACCAAAGTGATGTCATTGGTGTTGGCGGCATTGACTACAGTGATCAcattgcttctttttcttcacgTGGCATGAGTACTTGGGAGATGCCTCATGG TTATGGTCGGGTGAAGCCGGATGTAGTCGCATATGGACGGGACATTATGGGATCTAGGATCAGTACTGGCTGTAAAAGCTTATCTGGCACTAGTGTGGCAAGTCCTGTGGTTGCTGGTATGGTATGCCTGCTTGTGAGTGTTATCCCTGAGAGCAGTAGGAAGGACACTTTAAATCCGGCAAGCATGAAACAAGCATTGGTTGAGGGTGCTGCGAAGCTTTCTGGTCCGAATATGTATGAGCAAGGTGCAGGCAGGGTCGATCT gTTAGAATCATATGAAATCCTTAAGAGTTACAAACCTCGTGCCAGCATCTTCCCAAGTACTCTCGATTATACAGATTGCCCTTACTCCTGGCCCTTCTGTCGTCAACCGCTTTATGCAGGTGCCATGCCTGTTATCTTTAATGCTACCATTCTAAATGGGATGGGTGTAATCGGCTACATTGAAAGTCCACCCACATGGCATCCTTTAGATGAAGTAGGGAATCTTCTAAGCATTCACTTTACTTATTCTGAAGTTATCTGGCCTTGGACTGGTTATTTAGCGCTTCACATGCAAATTAAGGAAGAAGGTGCACAATTTTCTGGAGAGATTGGAGGCAATGTTACTCTTAGGGTATACAGTCCTCCAGCTCAAGGAGAAAAGGATATTAGGATTAGTACTTGTGTGCTTCAGTTGAAATTGAAGGTTGTCCCTACTCCACCAAGATCAAAACGAGTTTTGTGGGATCAGTTTCACAATATTAAATACCCTCCAGGTTATATCCCCAGAGACTCTTTGGATGTTCGTAATGACATACTTGACTGGCATGGGGATCACCTGCATACAAATTTTCACATTATGTTCAACATGTTACGAGATGCTGGGTATTATGTGGAAACACTTGGTTCGCCTTTTACTTGCTTTGACGCTCTCCGGTATGGAACACTTCTTCTGGTAGATCTTGAAGAAGAGTACTTTCAAGAGGAGATTGATAAACTGCGGGATGATGTTCTTAATTCTGGACTGGGGTTAGCTGTGTTTTCCGAATGGTATAATGTGGACACGATGGTGAAGATGAGATTCTTTGATGACAACACACGAAGCTGGTGGACTCCAGTCACTGGAGGCGCAAATGTTCCAGCGTTGAATGACCTTTTGGCTCCGTTTGGGATTGCATTTGGAGATAAGATTCTAAATGGCGATTTTTCTATTAATGGTGAGCATAGTCGGTATGCATCTGGAACAGATATAGTGAGGTTTCCACGAGGTGGTTATGTGCACAAGTTCCCTTTCCTGGATAGCTCTGAGAGTGGGGCCACTCAGAATGTACTTCGGACTCCTGAGATGACCATG GCAGATTCTCCCATTCTTGGTCTTTTAGAGGTGGGTGAAGGTCGTGTTGTAGTGTATGGAGACTCTAACTGTTTGGACAGCAGTCATATGGTAACTAATTGTTATTGGCTCTTGAGGAAAATATTAGATTTTACCGGTGGAAACATCAAAGATCCTGTGCTTTTCTCAAACTCAGTTAAACAAAAATCACCTTTATATGTGGAAGACAACCAACTACCGTCCCGTAGAACGGATGTGAATTTCTCTACATATTCTGCTGTTGTGGGAAAGGACGTGATCTGTGGGAGTGACTCTTTATTTGAAATCTGGGGCACTAAAGGTTACAGTTCACAGATCAGGGGAACAAACAGAAGATTACCTGGTTATTCTGTAGTTGACTTGGATAGAGGTTTAAATTCTACAGTCGATACTTCCAATTTGAAGCATCCCAAATTGCTCGGGGAAAATAGAAGTGATTCTCTGGGGAACAGGTACTTCGGCCTGTTCTATGGGGACGAG CTTGATATGCCTGTGGTTGTTCCTAGTCATTGGCTTGTTCCTGCAATAATTGCTGTAACTG
- the LOC18771016 gene encoding uncharacterized protein LOC18771016 isoform X2, with protein sequence MQAELFVLRLSRNSSVLGLAGMPFTSQIFSTHTHSYAEVSGNYGILVVRPLLDLSKEDMYEICEGSNQVWVEDPTNQSPLYARNRIRMSLRDLSSSAFKLELQAVISACRKTRIYIDYICSNLISKAVTVMDLGYAVIDLEILNESKIEDICLSKFIALVLKFISQRHRPIRGSTSKLLLDYMHTLPCKTSLTAAGCYLSPAPGSRGMKALVCSSVDCPLPSKMESSHLHFQAEQENCTSDEIGKIIAGGKSYADSLITDASDVHFLEGTSESVLTGARNLGMLSESTLSNILLLQKEEIQNFKSKSKVAADYKSEHGVKSVSTSRSEPLHPGQICCFMNRFFVTWKLSEEVTENATSEEANSDGVSKGQSRGCCRSCVFGHDMMVEVRNLTEPDWLYLANLSRSRTSENFQECRHSLDSKVEQTEEKTNECPDYARLSAQRALVSLKSIPLAARRGLPVLVNSQGLLLSIPSIGFKHCPCLMVSATFKPKVPLGGGHSSFI encoded by the exons ATGCAGGCTGAGTTATTTGTTCTCAGACTATCTCGTAATAGCAGTGTCCTTGGACTTGCTGGTATGCCTTTCACGTCTCAAATTTTCTCCACGCATACCCATTCCTATGCTGAAGTTTCGGGAAACTACGGTATCCTTGTTGTGCGACCACTCCTGGATCTTTCAAAAGAAGATATGTACGAG ATATGTGAAGGAAGTAATCAGGTCTGGGTGGAAGACCCAACGAATCAAAGCCCGTTATATGCTCGTAATAGAATTCGAATGTCTCTAAGGGACTTGTCATCAA gtGCATTCAAGTTGGAGCTACAAGCAGTTATTTCTGCCTGTCGCAAAACACGCATATACATCGATTATATTTGTAGTAATCTGATAAGCAAAGCAGTGACTGTTATGGAT CTGGGATATGCTGTTATTGATTTAGAGATTCTTAATGAATCAAAAATCGAGGACATATGCCTGTCAAAGTTTATTGCCTTGGTTTTGAAG TTCATCTCACAAAGGCACAGGCCAATTAGAGGTAGTACTTCAAAATTGCTTTTGGACTACATGCATACTTTACCATGCAAG ACCTCCCTTACAGCAGCTGGCTGCTACCTTTCTCCAGCTCCTGGGTCTAGAGGCATGAAAGCTCTAGTCTGTTCTTCTGTCGATTGTCCTCTACCTTCAAAAATGGAATCATCCCATCTACATTTTCAGGCAGAACAGGAAAACTGTACTTCAGATGAGATTGGGAAAATTATAGCAGGTGGCAAATCATATGCAGATTCCTTAATTACAGATGCGTCAGATGTGCATTTCTTGGAAGGAACTTCTGAATCAGTTCTAACTGGAGCCAGGAATCTTGGTATGCTTAGTGAGTCAACCCTTTCAAATATTCTTTTATTGCAGAAGGAAGAGATTCAGAATTTCAAGTCTAAGAGCAAAGTCGCAGCTGACTACAAGTCAGAGCATGGAGTCAAATCTGTTAGTACATCAAGGAGTGAACCACTTCACCCTGGGCAAATATGTTGCTTCATGAACCGGTTCTTTGTCACATGGAAACTGAGTGAGGAAGTTACTGAAAATGCAACTTCTGAGGAAGCTAATAGTGATGGAGTTTCGAAGGGACAAAGTCGGGGCTGTTGCAGATCTTGTGTATTTGGTCATGACATGATGGTTGAGGTGCGGAACTTGACTGAACCAGATTGGCTGTATCTTGCCAACTTGTCGAGGAGTCGAACTTCAGAAAACTTTCAAGAATGTAGACATTCTTTAGATAGTAAGGTAGAGCAAACAGAAGAGAAGACAAACGAATGTCCAGATTATGCAAGGCTCTCAGCACAAAGAGCTCTTGTATCCCTGAAGTCTATCCCTCTGGCTGCAAGAAGAGGCCTGCCTGTCCTAGTGAATAGTCAAGGACTACTGCTAAGCATCCCA AGCATTGGCTTCAAACACTGCCCATGCTTAATGGTATCTGCAACATTCAAGCCAAAAGTACCACTCGGCGGAGGTCATAGTTCGTTCATCTAG
- the LOC18771256 gene encoding subtilisin-like protease SBT6.1 isoform X2: MQSVSVLLLIQRSMLFVCLQTHSLLQVSYTSWFLDAFNYAIATNMDVLNLSIGGPDYLDLPFVEKVWEITANNIIMVSAIGNDGPLYGTLNNPADQSDVIGVGGIDYSDHIASFSSRGMSTWEMPHGYGRVKPDVVAYGRDIMGSRISTGCKSLSGTSVASPVVAGMVCLLVSVIPESSRKDTLNPASMKQALVEGAAKLSGPNMYEQGAGRVDLLESYEILKSYKPRASIFPSTLDYTDCPYSWPFCRQPLYAGAMPVIFNATILNGMGVIGYIESPPTWHPLDEVGNLLSIHFTYSEVIWPWTGYLALHMQIKEEGAQFSGEIGGNVTLRVYSPPAQGEKDIRISTCVLQLKLKVVPTPPRSKRVLWDQFHNIKYPPGYIPRDSLDVRNDILDWHGDHLHTNFHIMFNMLRDAGYYVETLGSPFTCFDALRYGTLLLVDLEEEYFQEEIDKLRDDVLNSGLGLAVFSEWYNVDTMVKMRFFDDNTRSWWTPVTGGANVPALNDLLAPFGIAFGDKILNGDFSINGEHSRYASGTDIVRFPRGGYVHKFPFLDSSESGATQNVLRTPEMTMADSPILGLLEVGEGRVVVYGDSNCLDSSHMVTNCYWLLRKILDFTGGNIKDPVLFSNSVKQKSPLYVEDNQLPSRRTDVNFSTYSAVVGKDVICGSDSLFEIWGTKGYSSQIRGTNRRLPGYSVVDLDRGLNSTVDTSNLKHPKLLGENRSDSLGNRYFGLFYGDELDMPVVVPSHWLVPAIIAVTGILLVLSFWRIRQKRRRRRKGSGSGRFSNL; encoded by the exons ATGCAGAGTGTCTCGGTTTTGCTCCTGATACAGAGATCTATGCTTTTCGTGTGTTTACAGACGCACAG CTTATTGCAGGTATCATACACATCATGGTTCCTTGATGCATTCAACTATGCCATTGCAACCAATATGGACGTGTTAAATCTAAGTATAGGTGGACCTGATTACTTGGACCTCCCATTTGTAGAGAAG GTTTGGGAAATAACTGCAAACAATATAATTATGGTTTCGGCAATTGGAAATGATGGACCACTTTATGGAACTCTAAACAATCCAGCAGACCAAAGTGATGTCATTGGTGTTGGCGGCATTGACTACAGTGATCAcattgcttctttttcttcacgTGGCATGAGTACTTGGGAGATGCCTCATGG TTATGGTCGGGTGAAGCCGGATGTAGTCGCATATGGACGGGACATTATGGGATCTAGGATCAGTACTGGCTGTAAAAGCTTATCTGGCACTAGTGTGGCAAGTCCTGTGGTTGCTGGTATGGTATGCCTGCTTGTGAGTGTTATCCCTGAGAGCAGTAGGAAGGACACTTTAAATCCGGCAAGCATGAAACAAGCATTGGTTGAGGGTGCTGCGAAGCTTTCTGGTCCGAATATGTATGAGCAAGGTGCAGGCAGGGTCGATCT gTTAGAATCATATGAAATCCTTAAGAGTTACAAACCTCGTGCCAGCATCTTCCCAAGTACTCTCGATTATACAGATTGCCCTTACTCCTGGCCCTTCTGTCGTCAACCGCTTTATGCAGGTGCCATGCCTGTTATCTTTAATGCTACCATTCTAAATGGGATGGGTGTAATCGGCTACATTGAAAGTCCACCCACATGGCATCCTTTAGATGAAGTAGGGAATCTTCTAAGCATTCACTTTACTTATTCTGAAGTTATCTGGCCTTGGACTGGTTATTTAGCGCTTCACATGCAAATTAAGGAAGAAGGTGCACAATTTTCTGGAGAGATTGGAGGCAATGTTACTCTTAGGGTATACAGTCCTCCAGCTCAAGGAGAAAAGGATATTAGGATTAGTACTTGTGTGCTTCAGTTGAAATTGAAGGTTGTCCCTACTCCACCAAGATCAAAACGAGTTTTGTGGGATCAGTTTCACAATATTAAATACCCTCCAGGTTATATCCCCAGAGACTCTTTGGATGTTCGTAATGACATACTTGACTGGCATGGGGATCACCTGCATACAAATTTTCACATTATGTTCAACATGTTACGAGATGCTGGGTATTATGTGGAAACACTTGGTTCGCCTTTTACTTGCTTTGACGCTCTCCGGTATGGAACACTTCTTCTGGTAGATCTTGAAGAAGAGTACTTTCAAGAGGAGATTGATAAACTGCGGGATGATGTTCTTAATTCTGGACTGGGGTTAGCTGTGTTTTCCGAATGGTATAATGTGGACACGATGGTGAAGATGAGATTCTTTGATGACAACACACGAAGCTGGTGGACTCCAGTCACTGGAGGCGCAAATGTTCCAGCGTTGAATGACCTTTTGGCTCCGTTTGGGATTGCATTTGGAGATAAGATTCTAAATGGCGATTTTTCTATTAATGGTGAGCATAGTCGGTATGCATCTGGAACAGATATAGTGAGGTTTCCACGAGGTGGTTATGTGCACAAGTTCCCTTTCCTGGATAGCTCTGAGAGTGGGGCCACTCAGAATGTACTTCGGACTCCTGAGATGACCATG GCAGATTCTCCCATTCTTGGTCTTTTAGAGGTGGGTGAAGGTCGTGTTGTAGTGTATGGAGACTCTAACTGTTTGGACAGCAGTCATATGGTAACTAATTGTTATTGGCTCTTGAGGAAAATATTAGATTTTACCGGTGGAAACATCAAAGATCCTGTGCTTTTCTCAAACTCAGTTAAACAAAAATCACCTTTATATGTGGAAGACAACCAACTACCGTCCCGTAGAACGGATGTGAATTTCTCTACATATTCTGCTGTTGTGGGAAAGGACGTGATCTGTGGGAGTGACTCTTTATTTGAAATCTGGGGCACTAAAGGTTACAGTTCACAGATCAGGGGAACAAACAGAAGATTACCTGGTTATTCTGTAGTTGACTTGGATAGAGGTTTAAATTCTACAGTCGATACTTCCAATTTGAAGCATCCCAAATTGCTCGGGGAAAATAGAAGTGATTCTCTGGGGAACAGGTACTTCGGCCTGTTCTATGGGGACGAG CTTGATATGCCTGTGGTTGTTCCTAGTCATTGGCTTGTTCCTGCAATAATTGCTGTAACTG
- the LOC18771258 gene encoding PXMP2/4 family protein 2 isoform X1, whose amino-acid sequence MMLKLWKWYQNCLSFHPLKTQVISSGVLWGVGDIAAQYITHSNARKRLQLSQDTDADFKVNWKRVAITSTFGFAFVGPVGHFWYEGLDKFIKLKLHLQPKSARFVAAKVAMDGLIFGPLDLLVFFTYMGFSTGKNSVQVKEDLKRDFLPALALEGGVWPIVQIANFRYVPVRYQLLYVNVFCLLDSAFLSWVEQQKDAAWKQWFTSFTSFKEGGGQGRL is encoded by the exons ATGATGCTGAAGCTGTGGAAATGGTACCAGAACTGCCTCTCTTTTCACCCACTGAAGACTCAGGTCATCAGCTCCGGCGTCCTCTGGGGCGTTGGAGACATTGCTGCCCAATACATCACTCACTCCAACGCAAGAAAGCGTCTTCAACTTTCT CAGgatacagatgcagacttcaAAGTTAACTGGAAACGTGTAGCTATAACAAGCACGTTTGGGTTTGCCTTTGTTGGACCAGTTGGCCATTTCTG GTACGAAGGCTTGGACAAATTTATAAAGCTGAAGCTTCACCTACAACCTAAGTCAGCGCGGTTTGTTGCTGCTAAAGTGGCAATGGATGGCCTTATCTTTGGCCCTTTGGATTTGTTGGTGTTTTTCACTTACATGGGATTTTCCACTGGCAAGAATTCTGTTCAAGTGAAGGAAGATTTGAAGAGAGATTTCCTGCCAGCCCTTGCTTTGGAGGGTGGTGTGTGGCCAATTGTTCAGATTGCAAATTTCCGATATGTTCCTGTGAGGTACCAACTCCTCTATGTTAATGTCTTCTGCCTGTTGGACAGTGCATTTTTGTCATGGGTCGAGCAACAAAAGGATGCTGCTTGGAAGCAGTGGTTCACATCTTTTACTTCTTTTAAGGAAGGAGGAGGTCAGGGAAGATTATGA
- the LOC18771258 gene encoding PXMP2/4 family protein 2 isoform X2 — MMLKLWKWYQNCLSFHPLKTQVISSGVLWGVGDIAAQYITHSNARKRLQLSDTDADFKVNWKRVAITSTFGFAFVGPVGHFWYEGLDKFIKLKLHLQPKSARFVAAKVAMDGLIFGPLDLLVFFTYMGFSTGKNSVQVKEDLKRDFLPALALEGGVWPIVQIANFRYVPVRYQLLYVNVFCLLDSAFLSWVEQQKDAAWKQWFTSFTSFKEGGGQGRL, encoded by the exons ATGATGCTGAAGCTGTGGAAATGGTACCAGAACTGCCTCTCTTTTCACCCACTGAAGACTCAGGTCATCAGCTCCGGCGTCCTCTGGGGCGTTGGAGACATTGCTGCCCAATACATCACTCACTCCAACGCAAGAAAGCGTCTTCAACTTTCT gatacagatgcagacttcaAAGTTAACTGGAAACGTGTAGCTATAACAAGCACGTTTGGGTTTGCCTTTGTTGGACCAGTTGGCCATTTCTG GTACGAAGGCTTGGACAAATTTATAAAGCTGAAGCTTCACCTACAACCTAAGTCAGCGCGGTTTGTTGCTGCTAAAGTGGCAATGGATGGCCTTATCTTTGGCCCTTTGGATTTGTTGGTGTTTTTCACTTACATGGGATTTTCCACTGGCAAGAATTCTGTTCAAGTGAAGGAAGATTTGAAGAGAGATTTCCTGCCAGCCCTTGCTTTGGAGGGTGGTGTGTGGCCAATTGTTCAGATTGCAAATTTCCGATATGTTCCTGTGAGGTACCAACTCCTCTATGTTAATGTCTTCTGCCTGTTGGACAGTGCATTTTTGTCATGGGTCGAGCAACAAAAGGATGCTGCTTGGAAGCAGTGGTTCACATCTTTTACTTCTTTTAAGGAAGGAGGAGGTCAGGGAAGATTATGA